A single Crateriforma conspicua DNA region contains:
- a CDS encoding amidoligase family protein, with protein MPGTDRTPIGGYHNGLPVAWLPAGWKAERDGSIRTPAGRKPCEFVSPVLRGYEGLANVETAVDAIKERGARVNESCGLHVTVSWNGDAAALARLISLIANHERAIYASTGTKRRERTHWAKQIKSYGNKDAAKTRCERDRYHLLNLTHLAAGRNRIEIRAFAGTLNKTKLIGYIQMILGLVEIALNTKRCSGWDYAKKPGTKSCWDRPDAGHGETELNRLFYRLGWTKGWYKGELRNKRFGELSSAEQTCDWKPVKKKLLELARKYDQAV; from the coding sequence ATGCCCGGCACCGACCGCACGCCGATCGGCGGATACCACAACGGGTTGCCGGTCGCTTGGCTGCCCGCGGGTTGGAAAGCAGAACGCGACGGCAGCATCCGCACGCCGGCCGGACGCAAACCATGCGAGTTCGTATCGCCGGTCCTTCGCGGCTACGAAGGACTCGCCAACGTAGAGACCGCGGTGGACGCGATCAAAGAACGCGGCGCGCGGGTCAACGAATCTTGCGGCCTGCACGTAACGGTTTCCTGGAACGGCGACGCCGCGGCTTTGGCCCGACTGATTTCGCTGATAGCGAACCACGAACGAGCCATTTACGCTTCGACCGGCACCAAGCGCCGCGAACGAACCCACTGGGCGAAACAAATCAAAAGCTACGGCAACAAGGACGCCGCGAAGACCCGCTGCGAACGAGACCGCTACCACCTTTTGAATTTGACGCACTTGGCCGCCGGCCGAAACCGGATCGAGATTCGCGCCTTCGCCGGAACGCTCAACAAAACGAAACTGATCGGATACATCCAGATGATTTTGGGCTTGGTAGAAATCGCCCTCAATACAAAACGCTGCAGCGGATGGGACTACGCCAAGAAGCCTGGCACGAAGAGTTGCTGGGACCGACCGGATGCCGGCCACGGCGAAACGGAACTCAACCGGCTCTTCTACCGCCTCGGTTGGACCAAGGGTTGGTACAAGGGCGAGCTTCGCAACAAACGCTTCGGCGAGCTTTCCTCCGCCGAACAAACATGCGATTGGAAGCCGGTCAAAAAGAAACTTCTTGAGTTGGCCCGCAAATACGACCAAGCGGTCTAA
- a CDS encoding site-specific integrase translates to MLSFYFRDPKRLAAMESNHLSAFLNEAAVYFHAQGYFFKYARASLGYSAAFGDWLKCQRVKIDSISDDHVVQFFDSVSPDANSPRRKRAVSAVNNVLSLVRKKHPPRLSSSFAEKEVERFSEFLRTERGLARGTVEHHQRGLLLFFRSMFGNCQISMKRLSAESVHKYVTGLPHRSQQRNCCAALRAYFRFLRMNGICTSNLQQCLPVVRSNRMALSPKWLGDGDAAKLLQAVDRSTKIGRRNYAAILCMMDLGVRVGDVAVLRLDDIDWTHGTIRISNHKRGRPYDLPLPDRTGVAIADYLRKGRPATPHRNVFLRHTHPIGQPASAASLKRMVSVAWKRAGFTGPNRGTHILRHTMATCLKHEGQSLKSIADVLGHHSLQTTTLYAQVDLPALRRVAGEWPEVTV, encoded by the coding sequence ATGTTGAGCTTCTATTTTCGCGATCCCAAGCGGCTTGCCGCGATGGAAAGCAATCACCTGTCGGCGTTCCTCAACGAGGCTGCCGTGTACTTCCATGCCCAAGGTTACTTCTTCAAGTACGCACGAGCATCATTGGGTTACTCCGCCGCATTTGGCGACTGGCTAAAATGTCAGAGAGTTAAGATCGATTCAATCTCTGACGACCATGTCGTGCAGTTTTTCGATTCAGTCTCTCCGGACGCAAACAGTCCGCGGAGAAAGCGTGCGGTTTCGGCTGTCAACAACGTTCTCTCGTTGGTCCGGAAGAAGCATCCGCCAAGACTTTCATCCAGCTTTGCTGAGAAGGAGGTTGAACGTTTCTCTGAGTTCCTCCGAACTGAGCGAGGTTTAGCGCGCGGGACGGTCGAACATCACCAACGAGGATTGTTGTTGTTCTTTAGAAGCATGTTTGGCAATTGCCAAATTTCGATGAAGCGACTGTCAGCCGAAAGTGTTCACAAATATGTGACAGGCTTGCCGCATCGAAGTCAGCAGCGGAATTGCTGTGCGGCATTGCGAGCCTACTTTCGATTTCTCCGCATGAATGGGATCTGCACCAGCAACTTACAACAGTGTTTACCGGTCGTCCGCAGCAATCGAATGGCGTTGTCGCCGAAATGGCTGGGTGATGGCGATGCTGCAAAGCTGCTACAAGCGGTTGACCGATCCACCAAGATTGGTAGGCGAAATTATGCCGCGATTCTTTGCATGATGGACTTAGGAGTACGGGTCGGCGATGTAGCTGTGCTTCGATTGGATGACATTGATTGGACCCATGGGACGATTCGGATTTCAAACCACAAGCGCGGCAGACCTTATGACTTACCATTGCCGGATCGAACAGGTGTTGCCATCGCCGATTATCTGCGAAAGGGTCGCCCCGCAACTCCGCACCGCAATGTGTTCTTGCGTCACACGCATCCAATTGGTCAGCCTGCATCGGCAGCATCTCTGAAGCGGATGGTTTCAGTTGCATGGAAACGAGCTGGGTTTACCGGACCGAATCGTGGCACCCACATTCTCCGTCACACGATGGCGACATGTTTGAAGCATGAGGGACAAAGCTTGAAGTCAATCGCAGATGTGCTTGGGCACCATTCCTTGCAAACGACAACCCTGTATGCACAGGTCGATTTACCAGCGCTTCGTCGTGTAGCAGGTGAGTGGCCGGAGGTGACAGTATGA
- a CDS encoding terminase gpA endonuclease subunit, giving the protein MATDPRRMKPSECCRTLNSTPLGEVINERQLYRYRTRAGNRIGDGTHVDLLRFTAWLVEERHRPKPPADEDPYGKVKDKARARNAAIALAGRDIGDLPVIEDPRRKAKAASSFRYFCEAYFSLTFHLQWSPDHLKVIERIEEAVVRGGLFSLAMARGSGKSSLAEVACIWAVLNGYRDFVCLIGSDEGHACDMLDSIKTELDANEILLADYPEVCFPIQALDGISNRANGQLYQGKRTQIGWTAKEVVLPTIANSKASGAIIKVAGLTGRIRGMKFKRPDGRTVRPSLVVLDDPQTDESARSLSQCANREAILAGAVLGLAGPGKKISGIMPCTVIRPGDMADNILDRDKHPEWNGARTRMVNSFPTNETLWERYAEIRAEGLRAGDGGAAGTEFYRQNRDAMDEGADVAWKERFNHDELSAIQHAMNLKLQDEAAFFAEYQNEPLPEERVDADQLTAEQVAGKINGLERRCVPISANHLTAFIDVQQKLLFYVVAAWEDDFTGYVLDYGAYPDQSRAYYTLRDARHTLATAADGTGLEGSIYAGLASLTEDLLGREWQRDDGAAMKIGRCLIDANWGHSTNVVYQFCRQSPHASILLPSHGRFVGASSNPFSEYKRRPGDRVGLNWRIPSVHGKRAIRHIIYDTNWWKSFTHARLAVAMGDRGCLSVYGNQAETHRMFAEQITAEYFIKTEGRGRTVDEWKARPEQPDNHWLDCLVGCAVAASMQGSLLFGTDVEPIRRRERVSFKELQKRKRN; this is encoded by the coding sequence GTGGCGACTGACCCGCGACGAATGAAACCGAGCGAGTGCTGCCGAACGCTCAATAGCACGCCGCTCGGTGAGGTGATTAACGAACGCCAGCTCTATCGCTATCGAACGCGAGCTGGCAATCGCATCGGAGACGGAACGCACGTTGACCTTCTCCGGTTTACCGCTTGGCTAGTCGAAGAACGCCACCGTCCGAAACCGCCGGCCGACGAGGATCCGTACGGCAAGGTCAAAGACAAAGCCCGCGCCCGCAATGCAGCGATCGCATTGGCCGGTCGCGACATCGGTGACTTGCCAGTGATCGAGGATCCGCGGCGAAAAGCGAAGGCCGCCAGTAGTTTTCGATACTTTTGCGAAGCCTATTTCTCGCTGACGTTTCATCTGCAATGGTCGCCGGATCACTTGAAGGTGATTGAGCGCATCGAAGAAGCGGTCGTTCGTGGTGGTCTGTTCTCACTCGCGATGGCTCGCGGTAGTGGAAAAAGTTCGCTGGCCGAGGTTGCGTGCATCTGGGCAGTGCTAAACGGTTACCGAGATTTCGTATGTTTGATCGGCAGCGACGAAGGCCACGCATGCGACATGCTCGACTCGATCAAAACGGAACTCGATGCCAATGAAATTTTGTTGGCCGACTACCCGGAAGTCTGCTTTCCAATTCAGGCGTTGGACGGAATCTCAAACCGAGCCAACGGGCAGCTCTATCAAGGCAAACGCACGCAAATTGGATGGACGGCGAAAGAAGTTGTCCTGCCAACCATCGCTAACAGCAAAGCGAGCGGTGCGATCATCAAAGTTGCCGGCCTGACCGGACGCATTCGTGGAATGAAGTTCAAGCGGCCCGATGGACGAACGGTTCGACCTTCGTTGGTCGTGCTCGATGACCCGCAAACGGACGAGTCGGCTCGTTCGCTTTCGCAATGTGCCAACCGCGAAGCGATCCTCGCCGGCGCGGTGCTCGGACTCGCCGGCCCAGGTAAAAAGATCTCGGGCATCATGCCCTGCACGGTCATTCGTCCCGGCGACATGGCCGACAACATTCTCGATCGCGACAAACATCCGGAATGGAACGGTGCGCGAACGCGAATGGTGAACTCATTTCCAACAAATGAAACGCTATGGGAACGCTACGCAGAAATCCGTGCCGAGGGTTTGCGCGCCGGCGACGGAGGCGCGGCCGGCACCGAGTTCTATCGTCAAAACCGCGATGCAATGGACGAAGGTGCCGACGTTGCCTGGAAGGAACGTTTCAACCACGACGAACTGTCGGCGATTCAGCACGCGATGAATTTGAAACTACAAGACGAAGCCGCCTTCTTCGCCGAATATCAAAACGAACCATTGCCGGAAGAACGCGTCGATGCCGACCAACTCACGGCCGAGCAGGTCGCTGGCAAAATCAACGGACTCGAACGACGCTGCGTTCCGATTTCGGCGAACCATCTCACCGCGTTCATTGACGTGCAGCAAAAGCTTTTGTTCTATGTGGTCGCCGCCTGGGAAGACGATTTCACGGGCTACGTTCTCGACTATGGAGCGTACCCTGATCAAAGCCGAGCGTATTACACGCTTCGCGATGCACGCCACACGCTGGCAACCGCCGCGGATGGCACGGGACTCGAAGGCAGTATCTACGCCGGCCTTGCATCACTCACCGAAGATTTACTCGGCCGTGAATGGCAACGCGACGATGGCGCGGCAATGAAGATTGGCAGGTGCTTGATTGATGCCAACTGGGGACACTCGACGAATGTGGTCTATCAATTCTGCCGGCAAAGCCCACACGCTTCGATCCTATTGCCTTCGCATGGTCGATTCGTCGGTGCGTCCTCGAATCCATTCAGCGAATACAAACGCCGCCCCGGCGACCGCGTTGGTTTGAACTGGCGAATCCCCAGCGTCCACGGGAAACGTGCAATCCGACACATCATTTACGACACGAACTGGTGGAAGTCGTTCACTCACGCGAGACTCGCGGTCGCAATGGGCGATCGTGGTTGCTTGTCCGTTTACGGAAACCAGGCCGAAACGCATCGCATGTTCGCCGAACAAATTACTGCAGAGTACTTCATCAAAACCGAGGGCCGCGGTCGGACTGTTGACGAATGGAAAGCCCGACCCGAACAGCCCGACAACCACTGGCTCGACTGCCTCGTTGGTTGTGCCGTCGCCGCTTCGATGCAAGGCTCGCTGTTGTTTGGCACCGATGTGGAACCAATCCGCCGACGCGAGCGAGTCAGTTTCAAAGAGCTGCAAAAACGAAAACGGAACTAA
- a CDS encoding tyrosine-type recombinase/integrase — protein sequence MSSLVERYIAYRRSLGYRIHSEAYLLRSFGQYADNHAAGRPLTVEVALQWATNCKGKKRIYHAKRLDVVRSLARYLAVFDDRTEIPMRGLLGRSYDRIPPYIFAPAEISLLLGTCLTYAPSFKRDPMTGLRNATVIGLLACTGMRIGEVLALKNEHVDLDEGVLRVCHSKNLPMRLVPVSDSARISLLNYRIARDRQFGNADQADPFIRSPRGGHLPYTTMRCAFDQLLKRANLNPENGRKPRLHDLRHTFACNHLLRAYQEDCNIDDAVHELSVYLGHATLTSTYWYLSSVPILMQQCSKRSESSIKRARLGGES from the coding sequence ATGTCTTCACTCGTCGAACGATACATTGCTTACCGACGCTCGCTGGGGTATCGAATTCACTCAGAGGCGTACTTGTTGAGGTCATTCGGTCAGTACGCCGACAATCACGCTGCGGGGAGGCCACTTACGGTCGAAGTCGCGCTTCAGTGGGCGACCAATTGCAAAGGAAAGAAGCGAATTTACCATGCGAAACGATTGGATGTCGTCCGGTCGCTGGCCCGCTACCTCGCAGTCTTTGACGATCGTACCGAAATCCCGATGCGCGGTCTGCTGGGTAGAAGTTATGATCGTATCCCACCATACATCTTTGCCCCGGCAGAGATATCGCTGTTGTTGGGCACGTGCCTGACGTACGCTCCGTCTTTCAAACGTGATCCAATGACGGGTCTGAGAAACGCCACCGTCATCGGGCTTTTGGCGTGCACCGGAATGCGAATCGGCGAAGTGTTGGCACTGAAGAATGAGCACGTGGATCTCGATGAGGGGGTCTTGAGGGTTTGCCACAGCAAAAACCTGCCGATGCGTCTCGTTCCGGTGTCCGACTCGGCGCGAATCAGCTTGTTGAACTATCGCATCGCGAGGGATCGACAGTTCGGCAATGCGGATCAAGCTGACCCATTCATCCGATCACCTCGCGGTGGGCACCTGCCTTACACAACAATGCGATGCGCGTTCGATCAACTGCTGAAGCGAGCGAATCTGAATCCTGAAAACGGACGTAAACCTCGCTTGCACGATCTGCGACACACCTTCGCGTGCAATCATCTTCTCAGAGCATACCAAGAAGATTGCAACATTGATGACGCAGTCCATGAGTTGTCGGTCTATCTGGGGCACGCAACGCTGACCTCAACGTACTGGTATCTCAGTTCCGTACCGATCTTGATGCAGCAGTGCTCTAAACGGAGCGAATCGTCGATCAAACGCGCTAGACTGGGAGGCGAGTCATGA
- a CDS encoding DUF4314 domain-containing protein: MKTNLKAGDRVRLLSMTDDPDPIPAGTTGTVVGVYPHSDWTQVDVDWAGGRSLMLSIPPDVVERLPADTTN; this comes from the coding sequence ATGAAAACGAATCTCAAGGCGGGCGATCGCGTGCGGCTGCTTTCGATGACCGACGACCCCGATCCGATTCCCGCCGGCACCACCGGAACGGTGGTCGGCGTCTATCCGCATAGCGATTGGACTCAAGTCGATGTTGATTGGGCGGGCGGCCGGTCGCTGATGCTTTCCATTCCTCCGGACGTCGTCGAGCGACTGCCGGCCGACACAACGAACTAA
- a CDS encoding winged helix-turn-helix domain-containing protein → MQKTDVKIGGEYFATVTNKKVTVRIDAENRNGGWDATNLSTGKKVRIKTAGRLKGSARATETPATETRVRKRVAKRTEETTGGEKKLSCVKAALKVLADSGEPMNAQEMIAAMTEAGLWESPGGKTPHATLYSAILRDMKRGDDSRFVKTERGRFTARA, encoded by the coding sequence ATGCAGAAAACAGACGTAAAGATCGGCGGCGAGTATTTCGCTACTGTGACCAACAAAAAGGTGACCGTGCGAATCGACGCGGAAAACCGTAACGGAGGCTGGGACGCGACCAATCTTTCGACGGGTAAGAAAGTGCGAATCAAGACGGCCGGCCGGTTGAAGGGATCGGCGCGGGCTACTGAGACGCCGGCAACGGAAACGCGGGTCAGGAAACGAGTCGCGAAAAGGACGGAGGAAACCACTGGCGGCGAAAAGAAGCTCTCGTGCGTGAAAGCGGCGTTGAAGGTCCTGGCTGATAGCGGCGAACCGATGAACGCGCAAGAGATGATCGCCGCGATGACCGAAGCTGGGTTGTGGGAAAGCCCTGGCGGAAAGACGCCGCACGCGACGCTGTACTCCGCGATCCTCCGCGACATGAAACGCGGCGATGATAGCCGCTTCGTCAAAACAGAACGCGGTCGGTTCACGGCGAGAGCATAG
- a CDS encoding DNA modification methylase, producing MQVEMWSLDRIKPYENNPRINDDAVDAVILSINEFGFRQPIVVDTAGVIIVGHTRFKAAKKLGLAEVPVHIATDLEPEAVKAYRIADNRTGENAQWDYDLLPLEIGGLQESGFDVELLGFDDDELAKLLDPGVTQGLTDPDDIPEPPDEAITQRGDIWILGDHRLMCGDSTSVEDLDRLLSGAKIHLCNTDPPYNVKVEPRSKNAIAAGNSSFEAGKGKTKEGPKKMRAKDRPLANDFVSDEEFDRLLKAWFGNITRVLEPGRCFYIWGGFSNIANYPPVLAAAGLYFSQAIIWDKQHPVMTRKDFMGAHEWAFYGWKEGAGHKFFGPNNATDLWHVKKIAPQKLEHLTGKPAELAVLAMQYSSRKGENVLDLFGGSGSTLIGAEQTGRKAFLMELDPPYCDVIVDRYQRFTGKKAILERTGESPIPVGKREENMR from the coding sequence ATGCAGGTCGAAATGTGGTCGCTTGATCGAATCAAGCCTTACGAGAACAATCCTCGCATCAACGACGACGCGGTCGATGCCGTCATCCTCTCGATCAACGAGTTTGGGTTTCGCCAGCCGATTGTGGTCGATACCGCCGGCGTCATCATCGTTGGCCATACGCGGTTCAAGGCGGCGAAAAAACTCGGACTCGCCGAAGTCCCCGTTCACATCGCGACGGACCTCGAACCTGAAGCGGTAAAAGCGTACCGGATCGCCGACAACCGGACTGGCGAGAACGCGCAGTGGGACTACGACCTGTTGCCCTTGGAAATCGGCGGATTACAAGAATCAGGTTTTGATGTTGAGTTGCTCGGTTTCGACGATGATGAACTCGCCAAGCTGCTCGATCCCGGTGTAACGCAGGGTTTGACGGATCCAGACGACATCCCCGAACCGCCAGACGAAGCGATCACGCAGCGCGGCGACATTTGGATCCTCGGCGACCATCGACTGATGTGTGGTGACTCGACCAGCGTCGAAGACCTCGATCGTCTGCTCTCCGGCGCGAAGATTCACCTTTGCAATACCGATCCACCGTACAACGTGAAGGTGGAACCTCGCAGCAAGAATGCGATCGCGGCCGGCAATTCGTCGTTCGAGGCCGGGAAGGGCAAGACGAAGGAAGGCCCGAAGAAGATGCGGGCCAAGGATCGGCCGCTTGCGAATGACTTTGTGTCCGACGAAGAGTTCGACCGATTGTTGAAAGCGTGGTTTGGCAACATCACTCGCGTGCTCGAACCCGGCCGTTGCTTTTACATCTGGGGTGGCTTCTCCAACATCGCTAACTACCCGCCGGTCCTCGCCGCAGCCGGTTTGTATTTTTCTCAGGCCATCATCTGGGACAAGCAACATCCCGTAATGACCCGAAAAGATTTCATGGGGGCACATGAGTGGGCGTTTTACGGCTGGAAAGAAGGTGCCGGTCACAAGTTCTTTGGGCCAAACAACGCGACCGACCTGTGGCACGTGAAGAAAATCGCGCCGCAGAAACTTGAACACCTCACCGGAAAGCCGGCCGAACTCGCGGTATTGGCAATGCAGTACTCTTCACGGAAGGGCGAGAACGTCCTCGACCTGTTCGGCGGCAGTGGCTCGACGCTGATCGGCGCGGAGCAGACCGGACGCAAGGCGTTCTTGATGGAACTCGACCCGCCGTATTGCGACGTGATCGTTGATCGCTATCAACGCTTCACCGGTAAGAAAGCGATCCTTGAACGAACCGGCGAATCGCCGATCCCCGTTGGCAAACGTGAGGAGAACATGCGGTGA
- a CDS encoding tyrosine-type recombinase/integrase: MKKSGPDIPRHLQHFLGEHLVQDRGCSLNTVHSYRDALCAFLTYLQHKKNLAPRAITASDFSAENVVAFLSHLQRTKKCSDSTRNQRLSAIRAFARYLRWKEPLISSDMESILAIPSKRTSRQVLGFLDRDEMEAILDAPDANTWSGKRDRALLAMMYNTGARVSEVVSAIVSDVTLKPSGTFRFQGKGRKERLLPLWKSTSKTLGQWIKGTGLRPSQPLFPNARGAMMTRSGVEKRLKQAIIRATSARPSLVQKRISPHTLRHTTAMHLLQSGVDITLIAMWLGHESIETTHLYITANLELKEATLAALQPVKNSSMRFQPDDELLKFLKSL; the protein is encoded by the coding sequence ATGAAAAAATCTGGACCCGATATCCCACGTCATCTGCAGCATTTTCTCGGTGAGCATTTAGTGCAGGACCGTGGCTGTAGTCTCAACACGGTACATTCATACCGCGATGCTCTGTGCGCCTTCTTGACTTACCTTCAACATAAGAAAAACCTTGCGCCGCGAGCGATCACCGCAAGCGATTTCTCCGCGGAGAATGTTGTGGCGTTTCTCAGCCACCTGCAGCGGACTAAGAAATGCAGCGACTCAACTCGCAACCAACGCTTGTCGGCAATTCGTGCCTTCGCGAGGTACCTTCGTTGGAAGGAACCACTTATCTCAAGTGATATGGAGAGCATCCTCGCCATTCCATCAAAACGGACATCGCGGCAAGTGCTCGGCTTTCTGGACCGCGATGAAATGGAAGCTATCTTGGATGCGCCGGACGCAAACACCTGGAGCGGAAAGCGTGATCGAGCTCTGCTTGCAATGATGTACAACACGGGGGCACGGGTCTCCGAAGTCGTGAGTGCCATAGTGTCGGATGTGACGTTGAAACCAAGTGGAACGTTTCGGTTTCAAGGCAAAGGTCGAAAAGAGCGGCTGTTACCTCTTTGGAAATCAACATCAAAGACGCTTGGCCAGTGGATCAAGGGAACTGGGCTGCGACCATCGCAACCGCTGTTTCCCAACGCTCGAGGCGCGATGATGACACGCTCGGGGGTGGAAAAGCGACTGAAGCAGGCGATTATTCGAGCAACTTCAGCCCGTCCATCACTCGTGCAAAAGCGGATTTCGCCGCATACGTTACGTCACACGACAGCCATGCATCTTCTTCAATCCGGCGTCGACATTACGCTGATCGCAATGTGGCTCGGTCACGAAAGTATCGAAACAACGCACCTCTACATTACAGCGAACCTTGAACTTAAAGAGGCGACGCTCGCCGCTCTCCAGCCGGTCAAGAACAGCTCGATGCGATTTCAGCCGGACGATGAACTGCTGAAATTTCTGAAATCGTTGTAG
- a CDS encoding phage portal protein, whose amino-acid sequence MKHWARADGLSSAAANSPDVRRTLRNRSRYEVANNSYARGITLTLANDVVGTGPRLQMLTADDAANRFVEQEFFAWAEAVGLAEKLRTMRLARVSDGESFGLLTSNERVDATVKLDVRLIEADQVASPTLVADRTRYIDGIQFDTDGNPLSYDVLREHPGDVTFTIDEEFDTVPATAVLHYFRCDRPGQIRGIPDITPALPLFAQLRRFTLAVLAAAETAADFAGILYTDAPANGEADAAEPFEPIELEKRMLLTMPGGWKMAQMRSEQPSTTYAEFKKEILNEIARCLNMPFNVAAGNSSGYNYASGRLDHQTYFKSIRVEQTQLARVVLDRVLSAWLREAILIEGYLPNSLRTLDSTFEHQWFWDGHEHVDPAKEANAQKIRLSNHTTTLAIEFARQGRDWETELKQRAKEVSLMRELGLSASDETETNPSTKVTEDNAEDTARAA is encoded by the coding sequence ATGAAACATTGGGCGCGAGCCGATGGTTTGTCGTCAGCTGCAGCGAATAGCCCCGATGTGAGGCGAACCCTTCGCAATCGGTCGCGATACGAGGTCGCCAACAACAGCTACGCTCGCGGGATCACGCTGACCCTCGCCAATGACGTGGTTGGCACCGGGCCGCGTTTGCAAATGTTGACAGCGGATGACGCTGCAAATCGCTTTGTTGAACAAGAGTTCTTCGCCTGGGCCGAAGCAGTTGGATTGGCCGAAAAACTACGGACGATGCGACTCGCCCGCGTTTCGGATGGCGAATCGTTTGGTTTGCTGACCAGCAACGAACGCGTCGACGCGACTGTGAAGCTCGACGTGCGATTGATCGAAGCCGACCAAGTGGCCTCGCCGACGTTGGTAGCGGACCGAACACGATACATCGACGGAATCCAGTTTGATACCGACGGAAACCCGCTCAGCTACGACGTGCTTCGCGAACATCCTGGCGATGTTACGTTTACGATCGACGAAGAGTTTGACACTGTGCCGGCCACCGCGGTGCTTCACTACTTCCGCTGCGATCGGCCGGGTCAGATTCGCGGTATTCCCGATATCACGCCGGCGTTGCCTCTATTCGCACAACTTCGTCGCTTCACACTTGCAGTACTTGCGGCTGCCGAAACCGCGGCTGACTTTGCCGGCATCCTCTACACGGACGCGCCGGCCAATGGCGAAGCCGACGCGGCCGAACCATTCGAGCCGATCGAACTTGAGAAGCGCATGCTGCTCACGATGCCCGGTGGCTGGAAGATGGCTCAAATGAGGTCGGAGCAACCTTCGACCACCTACGCAGAGTTCAAGAAAGAGATCCTCAACGAAATCGCTCGTTGTTTGAACATGCCCTTCAACGTCGCTGCCGGAAATTCTTCGGGCTACAACTACGCGAGTGGGCGTCTCGATCATCAAACCTACTTCAAGTCGATCCGTGTTGAGCAAACCCAACTCGCTCGCGTCGTTCTGGATCGCGTTTTGAGTGCTTGGCTTCGCGAAGCCATTCTCATCGAGGGCTATCTGCCCAACTCGCTTCGCACGCTCGATTCGACGTTCGAGCACCAATGGTTTTGGGATGGTCACGAGCATGTGGATCCCGCCAAAGAAGCCAATGCCCAGAAGATCCGTCTCTCGAATCATACGACCACTCTGGCCATCGAATTTGCGCGGCAGGGGCGTGATTGGGAGACGGAACTCAAACAGCGTGCCAAAGAAGTGTCGCTGATGCGTGAGCTTGGTCTGTCGGCCAGCGATGAAACTGAAACCAATCCCTCAACGAAGGTCACGGAAGACAATGCCGAAGACACAGCACGCGCCGCTTGA